From a region of the Vanrija pseudolonga chromosome 2, complete sequence genome:
- the mdr_0 gene encoding Sophorolipid transporter translates to MAAHDPNPNPSDVSPPATFTTLTGTSSKEKADDIELGPVHSDSQLNVPDVVHSRSRSTAASSLDNDDKVPSPPAAPSTTVTAATGSEKKKKRFAFGKKRAEDKDGKEAKDDNIPKPVGFFRLFRFATKFELTLNFIGLVLAAAAGATQPLMTLIFGRLTTAFNVFAVVLLTIEKEGMTPANAARLADAKKTLKKDAGDNALYLMAIGLGLFVCTYAYMLIWNWTSEKQSKRMREVYLRSVLRQEIAYFDDLGPGEIATRIQSDCHLVQVSISEKIPIALSFLATFITGFALAYARSPRLAGALTSILPVIIITGSMMFITMTKFTTKSLSHVGKAGTLAEEVVSSIRTVHAFGTGQTLGDRFDEEIELSRKAGIKGSAIEGTGLSVMFFSIYAAYALAFVYGGVLVAQGKADVGIVINVFMAILIGSFSMAMISPELQAVSKGQAAAAKLFETIDRVPAIDSADPSGLKPDQVEGSLAFKDVVFHYPSRPNVPILKGLTVNFEAGKTIALVGASGSGKSTVIQLLERFYDPISGSVSLDGRNIKELNLKWYRRQIGLVSQEPTLFATTVRGNVEHGLIGSKWENASDAERFELVKKACINANADSFISKLPEGYDTIVGERGMLLSGGQKQRIAIARAIVSDPRILLLDEATSALDGLSERVVQDALDKASIGRTTVVIAHRLATIKDADRILVMGEGEIIEEGTHYSLLADENGAYAKLVSNQKLSQQAADHLPADVEAVDDDEVFVPGPASPLASPRDEKQLKLTRSITGRSIASQILEQQRLKREEIDKRRDKIPFMKLFIRLLKLNREYWVAYVLGTLGAIASGLVYPALAILFGKIINDFTIQDPQELKRSLNHKALFYFIVAIIAAIVIWFQNTCFSRTGWELSAKLRKQSFRAVMRHDIEWFDDEKHTTGGITSNLADHPQKVQGLFGVTLGSIIQSCATLLGGIIIGLCYGPLLALIAIACIPLVISSGYIRLRVVVQKEAKTKKWHAASAQLASEAAGAVRTVASLTREDDIDRIYSKSLETPMKISNKTAIWSQMLYAASQGISFLVIALVFYVGALWLIDGRYNQATFFTTLTAVLFAAIQAGNVFTFVPDASQANSASRSIFELLDDDTEIDALSPDGIILDPSKVVGNVRLHNIHFRYPSRPSVRVLRNLTVDIPAGKYVALVGPSGCGKSTTVQMLERFYDPQSGSVTLDGTDIREINVASYRSQLALVSQEPTLYAGSIRFNILLGAAKPQEEVTEDELIAACKDANIYDFIMSLPDGFDTDVGGKGSQLSGGQKQRIAIARALIRNPKVLLLDEATAALDSTSERVVQAALDNASKGRTVVAIAHRLSTIQNADIIYFISDGAVLEKGTHSELIAKGGAYAELVHMQNLSRIQ, encoded by the exons ATGGCCGCCCACGACCCAAACCCCAACCCTTCCGACGTGTCGCCTCCCGCGACCTTCACCACCCTCACCGGGACCAGCagcaaggagaaggccgacgacattgaGCTCGGCCCCGTCCACTCCGACTCTCAGCTCAACGTCCCCGACGTAGTCCACTCGCGATCGCGCTCCACtgctgcctcgtcgctcgacaaTGACGACAAGGTCCCCTCGCCCCCAGCGGCACCCAGCACCACGGTGACGGCCGCCACCGGGtccgagaagaagaagaagcgcttCGCGTTTGGCAAGAAGAgggccgaggacaaggacggcaaggaagCCAAGGACGACAACATCCCCAAGCCCGTCGGCTTCTTCCGCCTCTTCCGCTTCGCCACAAAGTTTGAGCTCACGCTCAACTTTATTGGTCtcgtgctggccgccgctgccggcgcgacTCAGCCCCTCATGACCCTTATCTTCGGTCGTCTGACCACGGCGTTCAACGtcttcgccgtcgtcctgCTCACGATTGAGAAGGAGGGTATGACCCCCGCCAAtgccgctcgcctcgccgatGCTAAGAAGACGCTCAAGAAAGATGCTGGCGACAATGCCCTCTACCTTATGGCTATTGGTCTCGGTCTCTTTGTCTGCACCTACGCCTACATGCTCATCTGGAACTGGACGTCCGAGAAGCAGTCCAAGCGTATGCGCGAGGTCTATCTCCGCTCTGTCCTCCGTCAAGAG ATTGCCTACTTTGACGATCTTGGCCCCGGCGAAATCGCAACGCGAATCCAGTCAGACTGCCACTTGGTGCAGGTGTCCATCAGTGAGAAGATCCCCATCGCCCTCTCGTTCTTGGCGACCTTTATCACTGGTTTCGCTCTTGCGTACGCCCgttcgcctcgcctcgccggcgccctgACGTCGATCCTCCCCGTGATCATCATCACCGGCAGTATGATGTTCATCACGATGACCAAATTCACGACTAAGTCGCTTTCTCATGTGGGCAAGGCGGGAacccttgccgaggaggtcgtctCGTCCATCCGTACCGTTCATGCCTTTGGCACCGGTCAGACTCTTGGTGACCGCttcgacgaggagattgagctCAGCCGCAAGGCTGGCATCAAGGGCTCTGCCATTGAGGGAACAGGTCTTTCGGTGATGTTCTTCTCCATCTACGCCGCCTACGCGCTTGCCTTCGTTTACGGTGGTGTGCTCGTTGCCCAGGGCAAGGCCGATGTTGGTATCGTCATCAACGTCTTCATGGCCATTCTTATCGGTTCATTCTCCATGGCCATGATCAGCCCCGAGCTCCAGGCAGTGTCAAAGGgccaggccgccgctgccaagctCTTCGAGACCATCGACCGCGTCCCTGCTATTGACTCTGCCGACCCGAGCGGTCTGAAGCCCGACCAGGTCGAGGGTTCCCTTGCCTTCAAGGATGTCGTCTTCCACTACCCATCGCGCCCGAATGTGCCCATCCTCAAGGGCCTGACCGTCAACTTTGAGGCTGGCAAGACCATTGCCCTCGTCGGTGCTTCAGGTAGTGGCAAGTCGACTGTGATCCAGCTCCTCGAACGCTTCTACGACCCTATCTCTGGCTCTGTTTCTCTTGATGGTCGCAACATCAAGGAGCTCAACCTCAAGTGGTACCGTCGCCAGATCGGTCTCGTGTCCCAAGAGCCCACTCTATTTGCCACTACTGTCCGCGGAAACGTCGAGCACGGTCTGATTGGTTCCAAATGGGAGAACGCCTCCGACGCTGAGCGCTTTGAGCTCGTCAAGAAGGCCTGCatcaacgccaacgccgacagCTTCATCAGCAAGCTCCCCGAAGGCTACGACACTATTGTTGGTGAGCGCGGAATGCTCTTGTCCGGTGGTCAGAAGCAGCGTATCGCCATCGCCCGTGCCATCGTCTCCGACCCCCGCatccttctcctcgacgaggccacctCGGCTCTGGACGGCCTGTCCGAGCGTGTCGTCCAGGATGCTCTTGACAAGGCTTCCATCGGCCGTACCACTGTCGTCATTGCCCACCGTCTCGCTACCATCAAGGACGCTGACCGCATTCTCGTcatgggcgagggcgagattATCGAAGAGGGCACCCACTACTCGCTCCTTGCTGACGAGAACGGCGCCTATGCCAAGCTGGTCTCCAACCAAAAGCTCTCGCAGCAGGCGGCTGACCATCTCCCCGCCGATGTCGAGgccgttgacgacgacgaggtcttCGTGCCTGGCCCGGCTTCGCCGCTGGCCTCGCCCAGAGACGAGAAGCAGCTCAAGCTTACTCGCTCCATTACCGGTCGCTCCATCGCTTCGCAGATCCTTGAACAGCAGCGCCTCAAGCGGGAAGAGATTGACAAGCGTCGCGATAAGATCCCCTTCATGAAGCTGTTCATTCGActcctcaagctcaaccGCGAGTACTGGGTCGCATATGTCCTTGGTACCCTTGGCGCCATTGCCTCTGGTCTCGTCTACCCGGCTCTCGCGATCCTCTTCGGAAAGATCATCAACGACTTCACCATTCAGGACCCCCAGGAGCTCAAGCGGTCCCTCAACCACAAGGCGCTCTTTTACTTCATTGTtgccatcatcgccgccatTGTCATCTGGTTCCAGAACACTTGCTTCTCGCGTACCGGCTGGGAACTCTCCGCCAAGCTCCGCAAGCAGTCGTTCCGTGCCGTCATGCGCCATGACATTGAATGGTTTGACGACGAAAAGCACACAACTGGTGGTATCACGTCCAACCTTGCCGACCACCCCCAGAAGGTTCAGGGCCTCTTTGGTGTCACCCTCGGCTCGATTATCCAGTCGTGTGccacgctcctcggcggtaTTATTATCGGTCTCTGCTACGGCCCTCTCCTGGCtctcatcgccatcgcctgTATCCCACTTGTCATTTCATCGGGCTACATCCGtctccgtgtcgtcgtgcagaaggaggccaagacCAAGAAGTGGCATGCTGCCAGCGCTCAGCTTGCCTCCGAGGCCGCTGGTGCTGTCCGCACCGTCGCATCCCTCACccgcgaggacgacatcGACCGCATCTACTCCAAGTCGCTCGAGACGCCCATGAAAATCTCGAACAAGACCGCCATTTGGTCTCAGATGCTCTACGCTGCGTCGCAGGGTATCTCGTTCCTCGTCATTGCGCTTGTCTTTTACGTCGGTGCCCTCTGGCTGATTGACGGCCGCTACAACCAGGCGACCTTCTTCACCACTCTTACCGCTGTTCTCTTCGCGGCCATTCAGGCCGGTAACGTCTTCACCTTTGTTCCCGACGCCTCGCAGGCCAACTCGGCGTCTCGATCCATCTTTGAGCTtctggacgacgacaccgagaTCGACGCCCTCTCGCCCGACGGCATCATCCTCGACCCGTCCAAGGTTGTCGGCAATGTTCGTCTCCACAACATCCACTTCCGCTACCCCTCCCGCCCTAGTGTTCGTGTCCTTCGCAACCTCACCGTGGACATCCCCGCCGGCAAGTATGTCGCCCTCGTTGGTCCCTCGGGTTGCGGCAAGTCGACTACCGTCCAGATGCTGGAGCGCTTCTACGACCCACAGTCGGGCTCTGTCACCCTCGATGGCACCGACATCCGCGAGATCAACGTCGCCTCATACCGTTCGCAGCTTGCCCTTGTGTCGCAGGAACCCACGCTGTATGCCGGCTCGATCCGCTTCAACAtcctcctcggtgccgcGAAGCCCCAGGAGGAAGTCACCGAAGATGAGCTGATCGCTGCGTGCAAGGACGCCAACATTTACGACTTCATCATGTCTCTTCCTGACGGCTTTGACACGGATGTCGGAGGCAAGGGCTCGCAGCTGTCTGGAGGCCAGAAGCAGCGTATCGCCATTGCGCGTGCTCTGATCCGCAACCCCAAGGtgctcctgctcgacgaggccaccgctgcgctcgactcgacctcggagCGTGTCGTGCAGGCTGCCCTCGACAACGCCTCCAAGGGCCGCACTGTCGTTGCGATTGCGCATCGTCTCTCGACCATTCAAAACGCCGACATCATCTACTTCATCTCTGATGGAGCCGTCCTCGAGAAGGGCACACATTCCGAGCTCATCGCCAAGGGTGGCGCCTACGCCGAGCTGGTTCACATGCAGAACCTTAGCCGTATCCAATAG